Genomic window (Pseudomonas sp. MM211):
TCGGTAAGCAGACGGGCCAGTTCCAGAATGCCTTTACGCGGCACGATCACCTGGTGGCGCTCGACCTGCTCGATGCTGGCTTCCATGGAGCACATCGCCAGGCGATGGCCATCGGTGGCGACAGCGCGCAACACACCGGTCTGCACTTCCAGCAGCATGCCGTTGAGGTAGTAACGGACGTCCTGCTGGGCCATGGCGAAGCTGGTGCGTTCGATCAGGCGACGCAGCTTGCTCTGCACCAGATCGAACGTCAGCGAACCCGGGCCTTCTTCGACGGTAGGGAAATCGTTGGCAGGCAAGGTGGACAGCGTAAAACGGCTGCGACCGGCCTTGACCAGCAGCTTCTGCTCGTCGACACGAATGTCGATCAGCGCGTCGGACGGCAGGCTCTTGCAGATATCCATCAGCTTGCGGGCCGGTACGGTGATTTCACCTGGCTCGGCAGCATCTTCCAGCGTCACACGCCCGACCAGCTCGACCTCAAGGTCAGTACCGGTCAGCGACAACTGCTGGCCTTCGACGACCAGCAGAACATTGGAAAGAACCGGCAAGGTCTGTCGGCGTTCCACGACGCCGGCGACCAGTTGCAGGGGTTTCAACAGGGCTTCGCGTTGAATGGTGAAGTGCATGGTCTAGTCCCTTGCCTCGTGCGTGGAGTTGCGTATCAAGTGGTCAGTGTACGCAGCAGATTCTTGTAATCCTCGCGAATATCCGCGTCGGACTCCCTAAGTTGAGCAATCTTACGACAGGCGTGCAATACCGTGGTGTGATCGCGGCCGCCGAAGGCCACACCGATTTCCGGCAGGCTGTGGTTGGTCAGTTCCTTGGACAACGCCATCGCCACCTGACGCGGCCTGGCAATGGATCGTGAACGGCGTTTGGACAACAGATCGGAGATCTTGATCTTGTAGTACTCGGCCGTAGTGCGCTGGATATTGTCGATGCTGACCAGCTTGTCCTGTAGGGCTAGCAGATCCTTCAGCGACTCACGAATCAGCTCGATGGTGATATCGCGGCCCATAAAGTGCGAATGCGCGATCACGCGCTTCAACGCACCTTCCAGCTCACGCACGTTGGAGCGAATACGCTGGGCAATAAAGAACGCCGCATCATGGGGCAAATCGACTCTGGCCTGGTCGGCCTTTTTCATCAGAATCGCCACACGGGTTTCCAGCTCCGGCGGCTCGACCGCAACGGTCAGGCCCCAGCCGAAGCGCGACTTCAGGCGCTCTTCCAGACCTTCAATCTCTTTCGGGTAACGGTCGCTGGTGAGAATCACCTGCTGGCCACCTTCAAGAAGCGCATTAAAGGTATGAAAGAATTCTTCCTGGGAGCGTTCCTTCTTGGCGAAGAACTGGATGTCATCGATCAGCAGCGCATCCACCGAACGGTAGAAACGCTTGAATTCGTTGATGGCGTTGAGCTGCAGCGCTTTGACCATGTCAGCCACGAAACGCTCGGAATGCAGGTAAACGACCTTGGCATTAGGGTTCTTTGCCAACAGGTGGTTACCCACCGCGTGCATCAAATGCGTCTTGCCGAGACCCACGCCCCCATAAAGGAAGAGCGGGTTGTAACCGTGCTTGGGATTGTCCGCTACCTGCCAGGCTGCAGCGCGAGCCAGCTGGTTCGACTTACCCTCAACGAAGTTGTCGAAGGTAAACGTCCGATTGAGGTAACTGGTGTGCTTAAGGCCACCCTCTACCTGCACATTGCGTTCATTACGAGCCGGGGCAACGCTGGATGCGGCGCCGGCCATGGAATCAAAGCTGGCTCGAGAAGGTTCGGACTGCGCCGGAGGTTTCGGCGGCGGTGCACTGACCTGCGGCGCGGGGGCAGACGGTGATGGGCTGCTGTAATTAGAAACCGGCAACGAAGGTGAAGCCGTCAGTACAGCTCGCGGCGCGGAACTACGACGGCTGCCTATCAACAGCGATATGGCGGGCACCACACCCGATGCACGCTCACCAAGCAGCTCGAGCATACGGCTCATGTACTTTTCATTGACCCAGTCGAGTACGAAACGATTAGGTGCGTAGACACGCAGCTCATCGCCTTCAGCTTCTACTTGTAGTGGACGGATCCAGGTGTTGAATTGCTGGGCAGGCAGTTCATCACGTAGAAGTTCTACGCACTGCTGCCAAAGTTCCACGGACACGGACATCCCCTGATCAAAAACGCTGAGTCAAAAACAGCCGCTATTGTAGCCTCCGTAGCCCGAGTTATCCACATACGAAAGCCGTTCAGTACATGCCAAATCAACGCGTTACATGATGGATGAATAACTATAAACCCTGTGGATAAAGCCCCCTGAGATCAGTGCGCAACCCTAGGGGAAACTCGGTGGATAATCGGCCTGTGGGTAAATAGCCCTTTCATCCCCAGCTTATACCCACGTATCCAACACCTACAGCACCGCTTTCTGACAGAGTTTCAAACTCATTTGAGCCTTGGCCGCAAAGGCCTACAGGCACTTATCCACAGAACATGGATTACTTAAATATAAAAACAATAACAAGCTCTTCTTAAAAGATTCTTTCCTTTATATATTTATCTATCTCGAAAACACCTGGTTGGAAATTGACCTGGCCTGCGGCTTTGTCTAGAATCGCCGGTCTCTTAAAACGGGGGCCATTCCGGCCCGTTGTCGACAACCAGGTAACCGCATCATGAAACGCACTTTCCAACCCAGCACCATCAAACGCGCTCGTACCCACGGCTTCCGTGCTCGCATGGCTACCAAGAACGGCCGTGCCGTCCTGTCGCGTCGTCGCGCCAAGGGCCGTGCTCGCCTCGCAGTCTGATTTTCCAGTCTTGTGGTGAGTCGAGGCTTCGGCCGGGAGAAGCGCCTGCTAACTCCCCGGCAATTCAAGGCAGTCTTCGACTCTCCCAGCGGCAAAGCGCCGGGCAAGAGTGTCCTGCTGCTTGCGCGCAACAATGAGCTTGATCATTCACGCCTAGGTCTGGTGATCGGGAAGAAGAGCGTCAAGCTCTCTGTTGAGCGCAATCGCCTGAAACGCCAGATCCGCGAGTCGTTCCGCCTAAACCAGGACAACCTGGTGGGCTGGGACATCGTGGTGGTCGCGCGTAAAGGCCTGGGTGATCTGCAGAATGCCGAGCTGTCTCAACAGTTCGGCAAGCTGTGGAAACGCCTGGCGCGCAGCAAACCAGCCCAACAGGCCGATGCCCAGACCGGGGTGAACGACAATCCCCATGCGTAAACTGGTTCAAGCTCCAATCCGGTTTTACCAGTACGCCATCAGTCCAATGATGGCCAGTCATTGTCGTTTCTACCCCACTTGTTCCTGCTACGCGCTTGAAGCCATCGAAACCCATGGCGTCCTGCGTGGTGGCTGGCTGACCGTTCGTCGTCTGGGACGCTGCCACCCCTGGCATCCCGGAGGCTACGATCCGGTGCCCCTCGCGAAACACTCCCGTTCCTCTTCGATGGCCGAATAATCATGGATATCAAACGCTCGATCCTGATCGTCGCCCTGGCAGTCGTGTCCTACATGATGGTTCTCCAATGGAACCAGGACTACGGCCAGGCCGCTCTGCCGAATCAGACAGCTTCGACCAGCAAAGCCGCCCCGAGCCTGCCGGAAACTGCTTCCGTTGCCAGTAACGACGATGTCCCGACGGCGAATGCCGACGGCACCGATCCAAGCCCGGTGGAAGCCGCCGTTGCTGTCAGCGATGAGCTGATCCAGGTCAAGACCGACGTTCTGGATCTGGCCATCGATCCGCGCGGTGGTGATGTAGTGCGCTTGCAACTGCCGCACTACCCGCGTCGTCAGGATCGTCCCGATGTGCCCTTCCAGCTGTTCGACAATGGTAGTGAGCACCTGTATCTGGCACAGAGCGGCCTGACCGGCGCCAATGGCCCTGACGCCCGTGCCAACGGCCGCCCGCTGTACAGCAGCGAGCAGCGCGTCTATCAATTGGCTGACGGTCAGGATCAACTGCAAGTCGATCTGAAGTTCAGCGAAGCCGGCGTCAACTACATCAAGCGTTTCACCTTCAACCGTGGCCTCGTCGCAGGTTGTTCGGCCAAGGAAGTGGAGCAGAAGAAAGCGGGTTGCATCAACGGCAACGGTTACCAGATCGGCGTTTCCTATCTGATCGATAACCAGAGCGGTGCGGCCTGGACCGGTAACCTGTTCGCCCAACTGAAGCGCGACAACAGTGGTGACCCGTCCTCCAGCACCGCCACCGGCACTGCTACCTACCTCGGTGCAGCGCTGTGGACTGCCGAGAAGCCCTACACCAAGGTGTCGATGAAAGACATCGACAAGCAGGGCCTCAAGGAATCCGTACAGGGCGGCTGGATCGCCTGGCTACAACACTATTTCGTGACCGCATGGATTCCGTCGAAAGACGACACCAACCTGGTGCAGACCCGCAAGGACAGCCAGGGTAACTACATCATTGGCTACACCGGCCCAGCACTGAGCATTCCGGCCGGTGCTGAAGGCCAGACCAGCACCACCCTGTATGCCGGCCCGAAGATCCAGAAGGATCTCGCTGCGCTGTCGCCAGGTCTGGATAAGACGGTCGACTACGGCATTCTGTGGTTCCTTGCCGAGCCGATCTTCTGGTTGCTGGAACATATCCACAACCTGTTGGGTAACTGGGGCTTCTCGATCATCGTCCTGACGTTGATCATCAAGCTGGCATTCTTCCCCCTGTCGGCTGCCAGCTACCGTTCCATGGCCCGCATGCGCGCCGTTTCGCCAAAGCTGCAGGCACTGAAAGAACAGTTCGGTGACGATCGCCAGAAGATGTCCCAGGCGATGATGGAGCTGTACAAGAAAGAGAAGATCAACCCGCTGGGTGGCTGTCTGCCGATCCTGGTGCAGATGCCGGTGTTCCTGGCTCTGTACTGGACTCTGCTGGAGTCCGTCGAGATGCGTCAGGCGCCATGGATCCTGTGGATCACAGACCTGTCGATCAAGGATCCGTTCTTCATCTTGCCGATCATCATGGGCGCCACCATGTTCATCCAGCAGCAGCTCAACCCGACGCCGCCGGATCCCATGCAAGCTCGTGTGATGAAGATGATGCCGATCATTTTCACCTTCTTCTTCCTGTGGTTCCCTGCAGGTCTGGTGCTGTACTGGGTGGTCAACAACGTCCTGTCCATCGCCCAGCAGTGGTACATTACCCGCAAGATCGAAGCGCAGACCAAGGCTTCCGCGGCCTGATCTACCACGCTTCGCCAGCTACAGACAGAGCGCCCCCTCGTGGGGCGTTCTGCTATCCAGCGTTTGGAGAATCGTATGTCCATATCACCTGAAACCATCGCTGCCGTCGCCACTGCCCAGGGACGTGGTGGCGTGGGCATCGTGAGGGTCTCCGGCCCACGTGCACGGATAATCGCCATCACCCTGAGCGGCATCGAACCGACACCGCGGCATGCGCACTACGGTGCCTGGCATGACAATGTCGGAGAAGTGATCGACGAAGGCCTGATGCTGTTTTTCCCAGGCCCCAATTCCTTCACCGGTGAGGATGTGCTCGAGTTGCAGGGCCATGGTGGCCAAGTCGTACTGGACATGCTGCTGCAGCGCAGCCTGGAGCTTGGCGCACGCCAGGCTCGGCCGGGTGAGTTCAGTGAGCGCGCCTTCCTCAACGACAAGCTCGACCTGGCTCAGGCGGAAGCCATTGCCGACCTGATCGAGGCCAGTTCTGCACAGGCTGCGCGTAATGCCGTGCGCTCGCTGCAGGGCGAATTCTCCCGGCGTGTGCACGAGTTAACCGAACGCCTGATCAGCCTGCGCATCTACGTGGAAGCTGCCATCGACTTCCCTGAAGAGGAAATCGACTTTCTGGCCGATGGCCATGTACTGAGCCTGCTCGAAGGCGTACGTGCGCAGTTATCCACAGTTTTACGCGAGGCTGGCCAGGGTGCGTTGCTGCGCGATGGTATGAACGTGGTGATCGCCGGGCGCCCGAATGCGGGTAAATCCAGCCTGCTCAATGCCCTGGCGGGGCGCGAGGCCGCTATCGTCACCGATGTCGCCGGCACTACGCGGGATGTGCTTCGTGAACATATCCACATCGATGGCATGCCGCTGCACGTGATCGATACCGCCGGGCTGCGTGATACCGAGGATCAGGTCGAGCGGATCGGTGTAGAGCGGGCGCTGAAGGCCATTGGCGAAGCGGATCGGGTGCTTTTGGTGGTCGATTCTACCGCGCCCGAGGCCAATGATCCTTTTGCTCTGTGGCCGGAGTTTCTCGAGCAACGGCCGGACTCCGCACGGATCACACTGATCCGCAACAAAGCGGATTTATCTAACGAGAAAGTTGGCCTGCAGACCAGCGCTGATGGCCACACCACGCTGGTGCTATCGGCCAAGTCCAGCGAAGGTTTGGAATTGCTGCGCGAACACCTGAAGGCCTGCATGGGCTTCCAGCAAACGGCAGAAGGTGGCTTCAGTGCCCGCCGTCGCCACCTGGATGCACTGCATCAGGCTCAGCGCCATCTTGACCATGG
Coding sequences:
- the dnaN gene encoding DNA polymerase III subunit beta; the protein is MHFTIQREALLKPLQLVAGVVERRQTLPVLSNVLLVVEGQQLSLTGTDLEVELVGRVTLEDAAEPGEITVPARKLMDICKSLPSDALIDIRVDEQKLLVKAGRSRFTLSTLPANDFPTVEEGPGSLTFDLVQSKLRRLIERTSFAMAQQDVRYYLNGMLLEVQTGVLRAVATDGHRLAMCSMEASIEQVERHQVIVPRKGILELARLLTEQDGTVSIVLGQHHIRATTGEFTFTSKLVDGKFPDYERVLPRGGDKLVVADRQGLREAFSRTAILSNEKYRGIRLQLAAGLLKIQANNPEQEEAEEEIAVEYNGGALEIGFNVSYLLDVLGVMTTEQVRLILSDSNSSALVQEADNDDSAYVVMPMRL
- the dnaA gene encoding chromosomal replication initiator protein DnaA, producing MSVELWQQCVELLRDELPAQQFNTWIRPLQVEAEGDELRVYAPNRFVLDWVNEKYMSRMLELLGERASGVVPAISLLIGSRRSSAPRAVLTASPSLPVSNYSSPSPSAPAPQVSAPPPKPPAQSEPSRASFDSMAGAASSVAPARNERNVQVEGGLKHTSYLNRTFTFDNFVEGKSNQLARAAAWQVADNPKHGYNPLFLYGGVGLGKTHLMHAVGNHLLAKNPNAKVVYLHSERFVADMVKALQLNAINEFKRFYRSVDALLIDDIQFFAKKERSQEEFFHTFNALLEGGQQVILTSDRYPKEIEGLEERLKSRFGWGLTVAVEPPELETRVAILMKKADQARVDLPHDAAFFIAQRIRSNVRELEGALKRVIAHSHFMGRDITIELIRESLKDLLALQDKLVSIDNIQRTTAEYYKIKISDLLSKRRSRSIARPRQVAMALSKELTNHSLPEIGVAFGGRDHTTVLHACRKIAQLRESDADIREDYKNLLRTLTT
- the rpmH gene encoding 50S ribosomal protein L34; this translates as MKRTFQPSTIKRARTHGFRARMATKNGRAVLSRRRAKGRARLAV
- the rnpA gene encoding ribonuclease P protein component, coding for MSRGFGREKRLLTPRQFKAVFDSPSGKAPGKSVLLLARNNELDHSRLGLVIGKKSVKLSVERNRLKRQIRESFRLNQDNLVGWDIVVVARKGLGDLQNAELSQQFGKLWKRLARSKPAQQADAQTGVNDNPHA
- the yidD gene encoding membrane protein insertion efficiency factor YidD; its protein translation is MRKLVQAPIRFYQYAISPMMASHCRFYPTCSCYALEAIETHGVLRGGWLTVRRLGRCHPWHPGGYDPVPLAKHSRSSSMAE
- the yidC gene encoding membrane protein insertase YidC, which gives rise to MDIKRSILIVALAVVSYMMVLQWNQDYGQAALPNQTASTSKAAPSLPETASVASNDDVPTANADGTDPSPVEAAVAVSDELIQVKTDVLDLAIDPRGGDVVRLQLPHYPRRQDRPDVPFQLFDNGSEHLYLAQSGLTGANGPDARANGRPLYSSEQRVYQLADGQDQLQVDLKFSEAGVNYIKRFTFNRGLVAGCSAKEVEQKKAGCINGNGYQIGVSYLIDNQSGAAWTGNLFAQLKRDNSGDPSSSTATGTATYLGAALWTAEKPYTKVSMKDIDKQGLKESVQGGWIAWLQHYFVTAWIPSKDDTNLVQTRKDSQGNYIIGYTGPALSIPAGAEGQTSTTLYAGPKIQKDLAALSPGLDKTVDYGILWFLAEPIFWLLEHIHNLLGNWGFSIIVLTLIIKLAFFPLSAASYRSMARMRAVSPKLQALKEQFGDDRQKMSQAMMELYKKEKINPLGGCLPILVQMPVFLALYWTLLESVEMRQAPWILWITDLSIKDPFFILPIIMGATMFIQQQLNPTPPDPMQARVMKMMPIIFTFFFLWFPAGLVLYWVVNNVLSIAQQWYITRKIEAQTKASAA
- the mnmE gene encoding tRNA uridine-5-carboxymethylaminomethyl(34) synthesis GTPase MnmE — translated: MSISPETIAAVATAQGRGGVGIVRVSGPRARIIAITLSGIEPTPRHAHYGAWHDNVGEVIDEGLMLFFPGPNSFTGEDVLELQGHGGQVVLDMLLQRSLELGARQARPGEFSERAFLNDKLDLAQAEAIADLIEASSAQAARNAVRSLQGEFSRRVHELTERLISLRIYVEAAIDFPEEEIDFLADGHVLSLLEGVRAQLSTVLREAGQGALLRDGMNVVIAGRPNAGKSSLLNALAGREAAIVTDVAGTTRDVLREHIHIDGMPLHVIDTAGLRDTEDQVERIGVERALKAIGEADRVLLVVDSTAPEANDPFALWPEFLEQRPDSARITLIRNKADLSNEKVGLQTSADGHTTLVLSAKSSEGLELLREHLKACMGFQQTAEGGFSARRRHLDALHQAQRHLDHGHAQLTLAGAGELLAEDLRQAQQALGEITGAFSSDDLLGRIFSSFCIGK